From the genome of Geobacter sp. SVR, one region includes:
- the sucC gene encoding ADP-forming succinate--CoA ligase subunit beta — MNIHEYQAKGILRSFGVPVPDGHVIYNSASAREWSKRLGEGPWVVKAQIHAGGRGKGGGVKLARTPNEVRDLAREMLGMTLVTHQTGPEGKLVKRVLVEEGCNIANELYVSLLVDRATSKVTVMASTEGGMDIEEVAAKTPEKIFMEAVDPLVGLTPFQCRKIAFSLGLDGKLINKAVKLLEGLYTTFIACDCSLLEINPLVVTAENNLLALDAKFGFDDNALFRHPKIADLRDYDEEDHNEIEASQYDLSYISLTGNIGCLVNGAGLAMATMDIIKHYGGDPANFLDVGGGATIERVTEAFKIILSDANVKGILVNIFGGIMKCDVIATGVVEAAKQVGIKVPLVVRLEGTNVALGKQMLAESGLNIVTADGMADAAQKIVAAVKGAN; from the coding sequence ATGAATATTCACGAGTATCAGGCGAAAGGGATATTGAGGAGTTTCGGCGTACCCGTTCCCGACGGTCATGTCATCTACAACAGCGCCAGCGCGCGTGAATGGTCCAAGCGCCTGGGAGAAGGCCCCTGGGTGGTCAAGGCCCAGATCCATGCCGGCGGCCGCGGCAAAGGTGGCGGAGTCAAACTGGCCCGCACCCCCAACGAAGTGCGCGACCTGGCCCGCGAAATGCTGGGCATGACCCTGGTCACCCACCAGACCGGACCGGAAGGCAAACTGGTCAAACGGGTCCTGGTGGAAGAAGGCTGCAACATCGCCAACGAACTCTACGTCAGCCTGCTGGTGGACCGCGCCACCTCCAAAGTCACGGTCATGGCCTCCACCGAAGGGGGCATGGACATCGAGGAAGTGGCTGCCAAAACTCCCGAGAAAATCTTCATGGAAGCGGTTGACCCCCTGGTGGGCCTGACCCCCTTCCAGTGCCGCAAAATCGCCTTCAGCCTCGGCCTGGACGGCAAACTGATCAACAAAGCGGTCAAACTGCTGGAAGGGCTCTACACCACCTTCATCGCCTGCGACTGCTCGCTTTTAGAAATCAACCCCCTGGTGGTCACCGCCGAAAACAACCTCCTGGCCCTGGACGCCAAATTCGGCTTTGACGACAACGCCCTCTTCCGCCATCCCAAAATCGCCGACCTGCGCGACTACGACGAAGAAGACCACAACGAAATCGAAGCCTCCCAATACGACCTCTCCTACATCTCGCTTACCGGCAACATCGGCTGCCTGGTCAACGGCGCAGGCCTGGCCATGGCCACCATGGACATCATCAAACACTACGGCGGCGACCCGGCCAACTTTCTGGACGTCGGCGGCGGAGCCACCATCGAACGGGTCACCGAAGCCTTCAAAATCATCCTCTCGGACGCCAACGTCAAAGGCATCCTGGTCAACATCTTCGGCGGCATCATGAAATGCGACGTCATCGCCACCGGCGTCGTCGAAGCGGCCAAACAGGTCGGCATCAAAGTCCCGCTGGTGGTCCGCCTGGAAGGCACCAACGTCGCCCTGGGCAAACAGATGCTGGCCGAAAGCGGCCTCAACATAGTCACCGCCGACGGCATGGCCGACGCGGCTCAGAAAATCGTCGCAGCCGTGAAAGGAGCCAACTGA
- a CDS encoding D-2-hydroxyacid dehydrogenase produces the protein MKIVILDGFTINPGDNPWDSLAELGELVIYDRTPPELKIERAADADILLTSKVKLTAEVIAALPKLKYISMLATGYNNVDVAAAGARGIPVSNVPAYSTESVVQTAFALLLELTTGAGLHDRAVKEGEWCRNPDHSFWKRPIIELDGLTLGIVGYGTIGQAVARVGAAFGMRIIAHAPRIPADPGPTPVSFVSLDELFSTADVISLNCPQTADNADMVNKHTLGLMKRSAYLLNLARGGLVNEADLATALKEGTIAGAGLDVVAAEPMQPDNPLLDAPNCIITPHIAWASVAARKRLMEIVTANVVSFIKGAPINLVNRQHLS, from the coding sequence ATGAAAATCGTGATTCTGGACGGCTTCACCATCAATCCCGGCGACAATCCCTGGGACAGCCTGGCTGAATTGGGAGAGCTGGTGATATACGACCGCACTCCGCCCGAACTGAAGATCGAACGCGCCGCCGATGCCGACATCCTGCTGACCAGCAAGGTAAAACTCACGGCGGAGGTGATCGCCGCCCTGCCGAAGCTCAAGTACATCTCGATGCTGGCCACCGGCTACAACAATGTCGATGTGGCTGCCGCCGGGGCACGCGGCATTCCGGTCTCCAACGTGCCGGCCTATTCCACCGAATCGGTGGTGCAGACCGCCTTTGCCCTGCTGCTGGAACTGACCACCGGCGCCGGGCTGCACGACCGGGCCGTGAAGGAGGGGGAATGGTGCCGCAATCCGGACCACTCCTTCTGGAAACGGCCGATTATCGAGCTGGACGGCCTGACCCTGGGCATCGTCGGTTACGGCACCATCGGACAGGCCGTGGCCCGGGTCGGGGCGGCCTTTGGCATGCGCATCATCGCCCATGCCCCGCGCATCCCGGCCGATCCCGGTCCCACCCCGGTCAGTTTCGTCTCCCTGGACGAGCTCTTCAGCACCGCCGACGTGATTTCCCTGAACTGCCCCCAGACCGCGGACAATGCCGATATGGTCAACAAGCACACCCTCGGGCTGATGAAGCGCAGCGCCTACCTGCTCAACCTGGCCCGCGGCGGACTGGTGAACGAGGCTGATCTGGCAACGGCGCTGAAAGAAGGCACCATTGCCGGAGCTGGCCTGGACGTGGTGGCTGCGGAGCCGATGCAGCCGGACAATCCGCTGCTCGATGCCCCCAACTGCATCATCACCCCCCACATCGCCTGGGCCTCGGTGGCCGCCCGCAAGCGGCTGATGGAGATCGTCACCGCCAACGTGGTCTCCTTCATCAAAGGTGCGCCGATCAACCTGGTCAACCGGCAGCACTTGAGCTGA
- the sucD gene encoding succinate--CoA ligase subunit alpha, translated as MSILIDKNSRVIVQGITGRSGLFHTKQCRAYGTNIVAGVTPGKGGIHIDGIPVFNTVEEAVRYTRANVSMIFVPPPAAADAILESCAAGLDLAVCITEGIPVRDMVLARAVQKESSTRLVGPNCPGVITPGECKLGIMPGYIHTPGRIGVVSRSGTLTYEAVKQLTDLGLGQSTCVGIGGDPIIGMKFIDTLQLFNDDPQTEAVFMIGEIGGGAEEEAAYWIKENMKKPVAAFIAGVTAPPGKRMGHAGAIITGGKGRAADKIRTLQECGVVVSPSPTRIGETMREALQAAGKPVVSAPARTGTKPAVKRSKK; from the coding sequence ATGTCCATACTGATCGACAAAAACTCCCGGGTCATCGTCCAGGGGATTACCGGGCGCAGCGGGCTGTTCCACACCAAGCAGTGCCGGGCCTACGGCACCAATATCGTGGCAGGCGTCACCCCCGGCAAGGGGGGCATCCACATCGATGGCATCCCGGTTTTCAATACGGTGGAGGAGGCGGTGCGCTATACCCGGGCCAATGTCTCGATGATCTTCGTTCCTCCCCCCGCAGCGGCCGATGCCATCCTAGAGTCCTGCGCCGCGGGGCTGGACTTGGCAGTCTGCATAACCGAAGGCATTCCGGTGCGCGACATGGTGCTGGCCCGGGCGGTCCAGAAGGAGAGCAGCACCCGTCTGGTCGGTCCCAACTGCCCCGGCGTCATCACGCCGGGAGAATGCAAACTGGGCATCATGCCGGGCTACATCCACACCCCTGGCAGGATCGGGGTGGTGTCCCGCAGTGGCACCCTGACCTACGAAGCGGTCAAGCAGCTCACGGATCTGGGGTTGGGGCAGTCGACCTGCGTCGGCATCGGCGGCGACCCGATTATCGGCATGAAGTTCATCGACACGCTGCAGCTGTTCAACGATGATCCGCAGACCGAGGCGGTCTTCATGATCGGCGAGATCGGCGGCGGGGCAGAAGAAGAAGCGGCTTACTGGATAAAAGAAAATATGAAGAAGCCGGTGGCAGCGTTCATAGCCGGTGTAACCGCACCGCCGGGCAAGCGCATGGGGCATGCCGGCGCCATCATCACCGGCGGCAAAGGCAGGGCGGCAGACAAGATCCGCACCCTGCAGGAGTGCGGGGTGGTGGTGTCCCCCAGTCCGACACGCATCGGCGAGACCATGCGTGAGGCGCTGCAGGCGGCGGGAAAACCTGTTGTCAGCGCACCGGCCAGGACCGGCACAAAGCCGGCCGTGAAAAGGTCAAAGAAATAG
- the sucC gene encoding ADP-forming succinate--CoA ligase subunit beta: protein MNIHEYQAKEILNSFGIPIPRSRVALTADQVERAAKEMGGHCVIKAQIYAGGRGKAGGVKVVHHPEQANDVAKELFGKKLVTIQTGPEGLKVRRILIEEAVEIAREFYVSITLDRESSRYCLIASAEGGVEIEEVARRSPEKIQVLAIDPFIGLRPHQARKIALELGLSGVVCEDCVDLLLNLYRCCLEKDCFLVEINPLVVTKAGWLLAMDAKMTFDDNAVYRHREYPDMMDYSQLDPLEITAGKYDLAYIKLTGSIGCMVNGAGLAMATLDVLKEYGGEPANFLDVGGGATREKVAEAFKIILEDSDVKAIFVNIFGGIMRCDVIAQGIIEAASEVHCSLPIVVRMDGSHVEEGKALLLGSGLNIQIGENLGDGADKIVRMLKKTGRD, encoded by the coding sequence ATGAATATCCATGAATACCAGGCCAAGGAGATTCTGAACAGTTTCGGCATCCCGATCCCGCGCAGCCGGGTTGCGCTGACCGCGGACCAGGTGGAGCGTGCCGCCAAGGAGATGGGTGGGCATTGCGTGATCAAGGCCCAGATCTATGCCGGCGGACGGGGCAAGGCCGGGGGGGTCAAGGTTGTCCACCATCCCGAGCAGGCCAATGACGTGGCCAAGGAGCTGTTCGGCAAGAAGCTTGTCACCATCCAGACCGGTCCTGAGGGACTCAAGGTGCGCCGGATCCTGATCGAGGAAGCGGTGGAGATCGCCCGCGAATTCTATGTTTCCATCACGCTTGATCGCGAATCGTCGCGCTACTGCCTGATCGCTTCGGCCGAAGGGGGGGTCGAGATCGAGGAAGTGGCCCGCCGCTCCCCCGAAAAGATCCAGGTGCTGGCCATCGACCCCTTTATCGGGCTGCGGCCGCACCAGGCCCGCAAGATTGCCCTGGAATTGGGCCTCAGTGGAGTTGTCTGCGAGGACTGCGTAGACTTGCTGCTCAACCTCTACCGCTGTTGTCTGGAAAAGGACTGTTTTCTGGTGGAGATCAATCCGTTGGTGGTCACCAAAGCGGGCTGGCTTCTGGCCATGGATGCCAAGATGACCTTTGACGACAACGCGGTGTACCGCCACCGCGAATATCCCGACATGATGGACTACTCCCAGCTCGACCCGCTGGAGATTACCGCCGGCAAGTACGACCTGGCCTATATCAAGCTGACCGGCTCGATCGGCTGCATGGTCAACGGCGCCGGACTGGCCATGGCGACCCTGGATGTGCTCAAGGAGTACGGCGGCGAGCCGGCCAACTTCCTGGACGTCGGCGGCGGAGCCACGCGCGAGAAAGTAGCCGAAGCCTTCAAGATCATCCTGGAGGACAGCGACGTAAAGGCGATCTTCGTCAACATCTTCGGCGGCATCATGCGCTGCGACGTGATTGCCCAGGGCATCATCGAGGCCGCCTCGGAGGTGCACTGCAGCCTGCCGATCGTGGTGCGCATGGACGGCAGCCACGTGGAGGAAGGCAAGGCGCTGCTGCTGGGATCCGGGCTGAATATACAGATCGGCGAAAACCTCGGCGACGGCGCAGACAAGATCGTAAGAATGCTGAAAAAAACAGGTCGAGACTAG
- the tsaB gene encoding tRNA (adenosine(37)-N6)-threonylcarbamoyltransferase complex dimerization subunit type 1 TsaB gives MYILSIDTSTALASVALATEEKVLAESLLPAERCLSARLVPEIERLLAMAGVTIGQIDLFASAIGPGSFTGVRAGVATVQGLALSTGKPCAGFSTLAALAMNLSLVSRPVCALLDARKQEVYGGLYDCSLPLPTALIEDCVMPPATLAEMICAHTAEPVIFLGEGALRYRDLIASRMGAQAIFAPSSHHAGRAANGILLALATYHAGRTVPPDRLLPVYIRPSEAELARQKKQ, from the coding sequence ATGTATATCCTGAGTATCGATACCTCGACCGCACTGGCCAGTGTGGCGCTTGCAACGGAAGAAAAGGTGCTGGCCGAATCCCTGCTGCCTGCCGAGCGGTGCCTGTCGGCGCGGCTCGTGCCGGAAATCGAGCGGCTTCTGGCGATGGCCGGAGTGACTATCGGCCAGATCGACCTGTTTGCAAGCGCCATCGGCCCCGGCTCCTTTACCGGGGTGCGCGCCGGTGTGGCCACCGTACAGGGCTTGGCGCTCTCCACCGGTAAACCGTGCGCAGGCTTCTCCACCCTGGCTGCCCTGGCCATGAACCTGAGCCTCGTCTCCCGGCCGGTCTGCGCCCTGCTCGATGCCCGCAAGCAGGAGGTCTACGGCGGGCTTTACGACTGTTCCCTCCCCCTTCCCACGGCACTGATCGAGGACTGCGTCATGCCTCCGGCCACTCTGGCCGAAATGATCTGCGCCCACACCGCCGAACCGGTCATCTTCCTCGGTGAGGGCGCCCTGCGCTACCGCGACCTGATCGCCTCCCGGATGGGGGCGCAGGCCATCTTCGCCCCCTCCTCCCACCACGCCGGCCGTGCCGCCAACGGCATCCTGCTGGCCCTGGCCACATACCATGCAGGACGAACCGTTCCACCGGACAGACTGCTGCCGGTCTACATCCGCCCCTCCGAGGCCGAACTGGCCCGCCAGAAGAAACAATAA
- a CDS encoding nitric-oxide reductase large subunit has product MNVREKTMLLSPAWLLTAVITFVFGFSILIYLAVRTGTDQPPIPREVRAADGALLYTGEDILAGQHLFQKYGLMQYGTLFGHGAYLGPDFTAQYLHKSGEKALAYYSGQRLSPAEAAETVRREARTNAYDSGSSVLVFSPGQAAAYRQMLPFYREWFGPPETQQGLRRPHLKDPEDVRRITAYFSWAAWLSAAQRPGTDHSYTNNWPPDELAGNRPTPGALMWSVLSLVALLGGSGIILFISGRYQWLGWHAADEPPAGAGRAPEEVALTPSQRTVAWYFLVVAGLFLCQGLLGGINAHYHVERAGFYGLSLAEMLPYNLSRMWHVQLALFFVASSFLAMGIFMTPMVAGHEPRHQDKLALILLGALTVVVVGSMAGEAGSLKGLIPGEAWFWIGSQGWEYLDLGRLWQILLTAGMVIWLVILMRGMKERLKGEHPGNLPWLFIYSAISIPLFYAAGMLYGKNTSFVQTEFWRFWVVHLWVEDFLELFTTIMVAYVFVLLRVVRVRVATTIVYLDIILYSIGGVLGTMHHLYFSGTPEMHMAFGAFFSAMEVVPLLLLTYEAWNFMRLGARTGTSMLSTTGAMFPHKWAVMFLIAVGFWNFLGAGVFGFLINLPIVSYYEIGTQWTANHGHGAMMGVYGMLSLGFFMFVARYFLPLDKASNRAMGLAFWCTNLGLAWMLFVNLFPVGMIQLNKILATSYWQGREPEFFNQPLVRLFEWLRLPGDLLFILGILPVVYLALRMFANRKRPELPRIEA; this is encoded by the coding sequence ATGAACGTGCGCGAGAAGACTATGCTGCTTTCCCCCGCCTGGCTCCTTACCGCTGTCATCACCTTTGTTTTCGGCTTTTCCATCCTGATCTACCTGGCGGTCAGGACCGGCACCGACCAGCCTCCCATCCCCCGGGAAGTGCGGGCCGCAGATGGAGCACTGCTGTATACCGGCGAGGACATCCTGGCCGGCCAGCATCTCTTTCAGAAGTACGGTCTGATGCAGTACGGCACGCTGTTCGGCCATGGGGCCTATCTGGGCCCGGACTTCACTGCCCAGTACCTGCACAAGAGCGGCGAGAAAGCACTTGCTTACTACTCCGGGCAAAGGCTGTCGCCGGCCGAGGCTGCCGAAACGGTGCGGCGGGAGGCACGGACCAACGCCTACGACAGCGGCAGCTCGGTCCTGGTGTTTTCGCCGGGTCAAGCCGCTGCCTACCGCCAGATGCTTCCGTTCTACCGCGAGTGGTTCGGCCCGCCTGAAACGCAACAGGGTTTGCGGCGGCCTCACCTGAAGGACCCCGAGGATGTCCGCAGGATCACCGCCTACTTCTCGTGGGCCGCCTGGCTGAGTGCTGCCCAGCGTCCCGGCACCGACCACTCCTACACGAATAATTGGCCCCCCGATGAGCTGGCCGGCAACCGGCCGACCCCGGGCGCCCTCATGTGGAGCGTTCTCAGCTTGGTGGCGCTCTTGGGAGGATCGGGCATCATCCTGTTCATCTCCGGCCGCTACCAGTGGCTCGGCTGGCATGCCGCGGACGAACCGCCGGCCGGCGCGGGGCGCGCCCCGGAAGAGGTTGCGCTGACGCCATCCCAGCGGACCGTGGCCTGGTACTTCCTGGTCGTGGCGGGCCTGTTTCTCTGCCAGGGGCTTCTCGGCGGAATCAACGCCCACTACCACGTGGAACGGGCTGGCTTCTACGGGCTGTCTCTGGCCGAGATGCTTCCCTATAACCTGTCCCGGATGTGGCATGTGCAACTGGCGCTCTTTTTCGTGGCCTCCAGTTTTCTGGCCATGGGCATCTTCATGACCCCCATGGTCGCGGGGCATGAGCCCCGCCATCAGGATAAGCTGGCCCTGATCCTTCTGGGAGCGCTGACCGTGGTGGTGGTCGGCAGCATGGCAGGGGAGGCGGGCAGCCTCAAGGGATTGATTCCAGGCGAAGCGTGGTTCTGGATCGGGTCCCAGGGATGGGAGTATCTCGACCTGGGACGGCTCTGGCAGATCCTGCTGACCGCGGGGATGGTCATCTGGCTGGTGATCCTGATGCGCGGCATGAAGGAACGGCTGAAAGGTGAACATCCCGGCAACCTGCCGTGGCTGTTCATTTACAGCGCCATTTCCATACCGCTTTTCTACGCAGCCGGCATGCTGTACGGAAAAAACACCAGCTTTGTCCAGACGGAATTCTGGCGGTTCTGGGTGGTGCACCTCTGGGTAGAGGATTTCCTGGAACTGTTCACCACCATCATGGTGGCCTACGTGTTCGTGCTGCTGAGGGTCGTGCGGGTGAGGGTGGCGACCACCATCGTCTATCTCGACATTATCCTCTATTCGATCGGCGGGGTGCTCGGCACCATGCATCATCTCTATTTCAGCGGTACGCCGGAGATGCACATGGCCTTTGGTGCGTTTTTCTCCGCCATGGAGGTCGTGCCGCTGTTGCTCTTGACCTACGAGGCCTGGAACTTCATGCGCTTGGGCGCCCGGACCGGTACCTCCATGCTGAGCACCACCGGAGCCATGTTCCCGCACAAGTGGGCGGTGATGTTCCTGATAGCGGTCGGTTTCTGGAACTTCCTGGGGGCCGGGGTGTTCGGGTTCCTGATCAACCTGCCGATCGTCAGCTATTACGAGATCGGCACCCAATGGACCGCCAACCACGGCCATGGGGCCATGATGGGGGTCTACGGCATGCTGTCCCTGGGCTTCTTCATGTTCGTGGCGCGCTACTTCCTGCCCCTGGATAAAGCCAGCAACCGCGCCATGGGGCTGGCCTTCTGGTGCACCAACCTGGGGCTGGCCTGGATGCTGTTCGTCAACCTGTTCCCGGTGGGCATGATCCAGCTGAACAAGATCCTGGCCACCTCCTACTGGCAGGGGCGCGAACCGGAGTTCTTCAACCAGCCGCTGGTGCGTCTGTTCGAGTGGCTGCGCCTGCCGGGCGACCTGCTCTTCATCTTGGGAATACTGCCGGTGGTGTACCTGGCGCTGCGGATGTTCGCCAATCGCAAGCGTCCCGAGCTGCCCCGGATCGAGGCATGA
- a CDS encoding serine protein kinase PrkA, translating into MAAYEKLIQHISAVQADTRVFENAFQSVARMILGAGFEKVVVNGRTTYDFKIFRVGRKHTIGMFDEINSFVSYVKDAAEGGSSKEMAYVLVGEPGNGKTFFVEFLCSQYRGFLTTPRNRRYTFRYTGLSQLGHYGKIDVIDSQTYEDPMILAMNLFETNDENRRFLAEQGGFSEAQLDTLYQNYRPLGACSGYIWSEIRAFCDNDPERMFNHVEVIPVPMSESLGTITGKYPAKDKITSSSVDLLGEESIQRLLHISDTNNPYRFDLRRGALARVAGGGIHFSDEIFKNKKDLVQVYLGVIQNRAIEIDGYKWPIDSLIIATSNNSEFNRFLAEREEAPIVDRCRICYVSHNTNYRLQEGLTSYAIGSDTKTTLTNEDLHQDPNLNYAASVGVVLTRFPRSEKLTPIEIMKLSAGEIAGEKSIKALAEVIDTLGQEPDITKRFGQKGLGHRSLGRAVQLLVENSETNEGRCMVAYDIFKSLERVVLDYVVDTNDRAKYLEDLKIAKGLYRERIMTEMFNAYMDEPFAIRKDVMNYVNMIIGIDAENLGPDRMWKYKDPQSGELRALKIDERYVRSVEERIGLKTEEQRDSFRTSIRKIYGQKISVDPNYDFMDNLELVKAVTDVRLKSDIAGAGSLIGALANRTNEENQKLYDRMINTMLNKLGYCRTCAQKTIEYFCTQEDET; encoded by the coding sequence ATGGCTGCCTACGAGAAGCTGATTCAGCATATCAGCGCGGTACAAGCGGATACACGGGTCTTCGAGAATGCATTCCAGTCAGTGGCCCGCATGATCCTGGGCGCTGGCTTCGAAAAGGTAGTGGTCAACGGCCGAACAACCTACGACTTCAAGATCTTCCGCGTCGGCAGGAAGCATACCATCGGCATGTTCGACGAGATCAACAGTTTCGTCTCCTACGTGAAGGATGCCGCCGAAGGGGGCTCCAGCAAGGAGATGGCCTATGTCCTGGTGGGAGAGCCCGGCAACGGCAAGACCTTTTTCGTTGAATTTCTCTGTTCCCAGTACCGAGGCTTTCTGACAACGCCGCGCAACCGGCGCTACACTTTCCGTTATACCGGACTGAGCCAGCTCGGGCATTACGGCAAGATCGACGTGATCGATTCCCAGACCTACGAAGATCCGATGATCCTGGCTATGAACCTCTTTGAAACAAACGACGAGAATCGCCGCTTTCTGGCGGAGCAGGGCGGTTTCAGCGAAGCGCAGCTGGATACCCTCTATCAGAACTACCGGCCGCTGGGGGCCTGCAGCGGCTATATCTGGAGCGAGATCCGCGCCTTTTGCGACAACGATCCCGAGCGCATGTTCAATCACGTCGAGGTGATCCCGGTACCGATGAGCGAAAGCCTGGGCACCATCACCGGCAAGTATCCGGCCAAAGACAAGATCACCTCCTCTTCGGTGGATCTGCTGGGAGAGGAATCGATCCAGCGGCTGCTGCACATCAGCGACACCAACAACCCCTACCGCTTCGACCTGCGCCGTGGCGCCCTGGCCCGCGTGGCAGGCGGCGGCATTCATTTTTCGGACGAGATCTTCAAGAACAAGAAAGACCTGGTCCAGGTGTATCTGGGCGTGATCCAGAACCGTGCCATCGAGATCGACGGCTACAAATGGCCGATCGATTCCCTGATCATCGCCACCAGCAACAACTCCGAATTCAACCGCTTCCTGGCGGAGCGGGAGGAGGCGCCGATCGTGGACCGCTGCCGGATCTGCTATGTCTCCCATAACACCAACTACCGCCTGCAGGAAGGGCTGACCTCCTACGCCATCGGCAGCGACACCAAGACGACTCTGACCAACGAAGACCTGCACCAGGACCCCAACCTGAACTACGCCGCCTCAGTAGGGGTGGTGCTGACCCGCTTCCCGCGCTCGGAAAAGCTGACCCCGATCGAGATCATGAAGCTTTCGGCCGGCGAGATCGCCGGGGAGAAAAGCATCAAGGCCCTGGCGGAGGTGATCGATACCCTGGGACAGGAGCCCGATATCACCAAGCGTTTCGGCCAGAAGGGGCTGGGGCACCGCAGTCTGGGACGGGCGGTCCAGCTGCTGGTGGAGAATTCCGAGACCAACGAAGGGCGCTGCATGGTGGCCTACGACATTTTCAAGTCCCTGGAGCGGGTGGTGCTGGATTATGTGGTCGACACCAATGATCGGGCCAAATACCTGGAGGATCTGAAGATCGCCAAGGGGCTCTACCGCGAACGGATCATGACCGAGATGTTCAACGCCTACATGGATGAGCCCTTTGCCATCCGCAAGGATGTCATGAACTACGTCAACATGATCATCGGGATCGATGCGGAGAACCTGGGGCCGGACCGGATGTGGAAGTACAAGGACCCCCAGTCCGGCGAGCTGCGGGCGCTCAAGATCGACGAGCGCTACGTCAGGAGCGTGGAAGAGCGTATCGGCCTGAAGACCGAGGAACAGCGCGATTCGTTCCGCACCTCGATCCGCAAGATCTACGGCCAGAAAATCTCCGTGGACCCCAACTACGACTTCATGGATAACCTGGAACTGGTCAAGGCGGTCACGGATGTACGCCTGAAATCGGATATCGCCGGTGCCGGCAGCCTGATCGGGGCTCTGGCCAACCGCACCAATGAGGAAAACCAGAAGCTGTACGATCGGATGATCAACACCATGCTGAACAAGCTGGGGTATTGCCGGACCTGTGCGCAGAAGACGATTGAATACTTCTGCACCCAGGAAGACGAAACCTGA
- the sucD gene encoding succinate--CoA ligase subunit alpha, producing MSILVDKHTRVITQGITGATGLFHAQGAREYGTQMVGGVTPGKGGTSIDGFPVFDTVKEAVDKAGATASVIYVPPPYAADAIMEAVDAGIELVCCITEGIPVLDMVKVKHYMAGKGTRLIGPNCPGIITPGECKIGIMPGYIHKPGKVGVVSRSGTLTYEAVWQLTSLGIGQSTCVGIGGDPVNGTSHIDCLRMFEEDPNTEAVIMIGEIGGNAEEEAARFVKEHMTKPVAAFIAGRTAPPGKRMGHAGAIISGGKGTAAEKVAVLEECGISVAASPADMAQALLKVYTPK from the coding sequence ATGAGCATCCTCGTCGACAAACACACCAGAGTCATCACCCAGGGCATCACCGGCGCCACCGGTCTGTTCCACGCCCAAGGGGCTCGCGAATACGGCACGCAGATGGTAGGGGGCGTCACCCCCGGCAAAGGGGGCACCAGCATCGACGGCTTCCCGGTCTTCGACACCGTCAAAGAAGCGGTCGACAAAGCCGGCGCCACCGCCTCGGTCATCTACGTCCCGCCCCCCTACGCCGCCGACGCCATCATGGAAGCGGTCGACGCCGGCATCGAACTGGTCTGCTGCATCACGGAAGGCATCCCGGTCCTGGACATGGTCAAAGTCAAACACTACATGGCCGGCAAAGGGACCCGCCTGATCGGTCCCAACTGCCCCGGCATCATCACCCCCGGCGAATGCAAAATCGGCATCATGCCCGGCTACATCCACAAACCGGGCAAAGTGGGCGTTGTCTCTCGCTCCGGCACCCTCACCTACGAAGCTGTCTGGCAGCTCACCAGCCTGGGCATCGGCCAATCCACCTGCGTCGGCATCGGGGGTGACCCGGTCAACGGCACCAGCCACATCGACTGCCTGCGCATGTTCGAAGAAGACCCCAACACCGAAGCGGTCATCATGATCGGCGAAATCGGCGGCAACGCCGAAGAGGAAGCAGCGCGTTTCGTCAAAGAACACATGACCAAACCGGTAGCCGCCTTCATCGCCGGCCGCACTGCCCCTCCGGGCAAGCGCATGGGCCATGCCGGCGCGATCATCTCGGGCGGCAAGGGTACTGCTGCTGAAAAGGTGGCGGTCTTGGAGGAATGCGGCATCAGTGTGGCAGCCAGCCCGGCCGATATGGCACAGGCACTGCTGAAGGTGTATACGCCAAAATAA